From the Brevibacillus choshinensis genome, one window contains:
- a CDS encoding endonuclease MutS2 → MEQRVLKTLEYDKIVALLVDKATCTYGKEKAAELLPFMRMEEVNIAQRGTAEAATVLRLKGSVPLGGIRDIRGPVQRARLNAMLAPLELMDIASTVSAGRRLKHFVLDMCDDHELPLLRDQAERIEGLRELEMEIRRCVDESGDILDSASVELRQVRQEIRQLEARIREKLDSMTRSSSYQKMLMENIVTIRGDRFVIPVKQEYRHVFGGIVHDQSASGATLFIEPEVIVSMNNKLREQRLREEREVERILYLLTEQVAFAVEALIENVDALTELDFLFAKAQLAWSMKAICPRLNDRGYLNMRKARHPLIPRDVVVPVSVELGGEYQAIVVTGPNTGGKTVSLKTIGLLSLMTMAGLHIPAEEESEMTVFSSVFADIGDEQSIEQSLSTFSSHMKNIIHILETMDEKSLVLFDELGAGTDPTEGAALAMSIIDHVIESGARLVATTHYSELKAYAYDRPEVINASVEFDVETLRPTYRLLVGVPGRSNAFAIARRLGLPEAIIDVARGSISEEDNQVESMIASLERNRKSAEAERQKAEELRRDAEKLHRELEEERARFAEEKNKRMERAEDEARIAVQLAKEEAETIIRELREMMAEGMEIKEHRLIDAKKRLGNAVLELDKEKVKKPAKAVRATQIKVGDEVMVTSFGQKGTVLEKVSKEEFLVQIGIMKMKVKRDDMHVQNSVQQKQQATPYTSVKRRSDNIKMDLDLRGYNVEDGIREIDQFLDDALLAGLHSVSIIHGHGTGVLRKGVHEYLRHHRNVKSFRLGGQGEGGVGATIAELK, encoded by the coding sequence GTGGAACAACGGGTACTAAAAACATTGGAATATGATAAAATCGTCGCTCTGTTGGTAGATAAAGCGACTTGCACATATGGAAAAGAAAAAGCTGCCGAGCTGCTTCCGTTCATGCGTATGGAGGAAGTGAACATTGCCCAGAGGGGAACAGCCGAAGCGGCTACCGTCCTGCGACTGAAAGGGAGCGTGCCACTTGGAGGAATCCGGGACATCCGTGGGCCTGTACAACGTGCACGACTCAACGCCATGCTCGCCCCTTTGGAGCTGATGGATATTGCCAGCACGGTATCTGCCGGTCGCAGGCTCAAGCATTTTGTGCTCGATATGTGTGACGACCATGAATTGCCGTTGCTTCGTGATCAGGCGGAGCGCATCGAAGGTCTGCGAGAGCTGGAGATGGAAATTCGCCGCTGTGTTGATGAAAGTGGCGATATTTTGGATAGCGCTAGCGTCGAACTGCGCCAGGTCCGCCAAGAAATCCGGCAATTGGAGGCGAGGATTCGGGAAAAGCTGGATTCCATGACTCGTTCTTCCTCGTACCAAAAAATGCTGATGGAAAACATCGTGACGATTCGCGGTGATCGCTTTGTGATTCCAGTGAAGCAGGAGTACCGTCATGTATTTGGAGGCATTGTGCATGACCAGTCTGCTTCCGGTGCTACGCTCTTTATCGAACCAGAAGTCATTGTTTCCATGAACAACAAGCTTCGGGAGCAGCGTTTGCGCGAGGAGCGCGAGGTAGAACGGATCTTGTATTTGCTGACGGAGCAGGTAGCTTTTGCAGTAGAGGCGTTGATTGAAAATGTCGACGCGCTCACCGAGCTGGACTTCCTATTTGCCAAAGCACAGTTGGCATGGAGTATGAAAGCAATATGCCCGCGATTGAACGATCGTGGTTACTTGAATATGAGAAAAGCGCGCCATCCTTTGATTCCGCGTGATGTCGTCGTACCAGTAAGTGTGGAGCTGGGTGGCGAATATCAGGCTATCGTCGTCACCGGACCAAATACGGGAGGGAAAACCGTCTCGTTAAAAACAATCGGGCTACTTTCTCTCATGACGATGGCAGGACTGCATATTCCTGCTGAGGAAGAAAGTGAAATGACCGTATTCTCCTCCGTTTTTGCTGATATTGGGGACGAACAATCGATTGAGCAAAGTCTCTCCACGTTTTCCAGCCATATGAAGAATATCATTCACATTTTGGAAACGATGGACGAAAAAAGCCTGGTGCTGTTTGACGAGCTGGGAGCGGGTACAGACCCTACTGAAGGGGCTGCCCTGGCGATGTCCATCATCGACCATGTTATCGAGTCAGGAGCACGCCTGGTTGCGACGACACACTACAGTGAGTTAAAGGCGTATGCCTATGACAGACCTGAAGTGATCAATGCGAGCGTAGAATTCGATGTAGAGACCTTGCGTCCTACCTACCGTCTATTGGTTGGTGTGCCAGGACGCTCCAATGCGTTTGCCATCGCGAGACGACTGGGGCTGCCGGAGGCGATTATTGATGTGGCTCGTGGCTCCATCAGTGAGGAAGACAATCAAGTAGAGAGCATGATCGCTTCGTTGGAGCGCAACCGCAAGTCAGCCGAGGCAGAGCGGCAAAAAGCAGAAGAACTCCGACGGGACGCAGAAAAGCTGCATCGCGAGCTGGAAGAGGAGCGTGCGCGCTTTGCCGAAGAGAAGAACAAGCGGATGGAGCGTGCAGAGGACGAAGCGCGTATCGCTGTTCAGTTGGCAAAGGAAGAAGCAGAGACGATCATCCGCGAGCTGCGTGAGATGATGGCAGAAGGTATGGAAATCAAGGAGCATCGCTTGATCGATGCCAAAAAACGTCTGGGCAATGCAGTCCTGGAGCTGGATAAAGAAAAAGTGAAGAAGCCCGCCAAGGCCGTTCGTGCCACTCAAATAAAAGTGGGCGATGAAGTCATGGTGACGAGCTTTGGACAAAAGGGTACCGTGCTTGAAAAAGTAAGCAAAGAGGAGTTTCTCGTGCAGATCGGCATCATGAAGATGAAGGTAAAACGGGACGACATGCACGTCCAGAACTCTGTGCAGCAAAAGCAACAGGCTACTCCTTACACGTCCGTCAAACGCAGAAGCGACAACATCAAGATGGATCTGGATTTGCGTGGCTACAACGTAGAGGATGGCATCCGGGAAATCGATCAATTCCTCGATGATGCCTTGTTGGCTGGATTGCATTCCGTTTCCATTATTCACGGTCACGGTACAGGTGTACTGCGCAAAGGAGTACATGAATACTTGCGTCATCACCGCAACGTCAAATCATTCCGTTTAGGTGGGCAAGGTGAAGGCGGAGTGGGTGCCACCATTGCCGAACTGAAATAA
- a CDS encoding MFS transporter, whose amino-acid sequence MKLGIQNLRAYNFFYFSLLSIFISFLPVYLTFRGVSPGEIGMMVGFGSFVGILSQPFWGMVSDKYKTIKRVILLTLGASIAVGMFLFTMDHFSLLFLLVGAMYFFLLPTDPLTESLNYRKAQEHQISFGSIRTFGAIGYATASLIIGWTVDQLGMDRLAWLFLGYGLLAFVFILVVSDAPASSKKLSKQELKQFFFYPKTLQFFLLVLIAATPHRTNDSFLGVFVLSLGGSTGAVGQAWFLAAISEVAFFALSARILQKWSEIKLITLATALYTIRYVLCALAPSAEWVVYLQFTQGVTFVIFYTATIQYLYRIIPEEWKATGQTVLAVLFFGISGIIGSIAGGWVFQQFGGGTLYMAMAAFSLIACGYSMTLWKSQSTGVVKP is encoded by the coding sequence GTGAAGCTGGGTATACAGAATTTGCGGGCTTATAATTTTTTTTATTTTTCCCTTTTGTCGATCTTCATTTCGTTTTTACCCGTGTATTTGACATTTCGTGGAGTATCTCCAGGCGAGATCGGGATGATGGTGGGATTCGGCTCGTTTGTAGGAATTTTGTCTCAACCGTTCTGGGGGATGGTGAGTGATAAGTACAAGACGATCAAACGAGTCATTTTGCTTACTCTGGGTGCCTCTATTGCGGTGGGTATGTTCCTTTTTACTATGGACCATTTCTCCCTCCTTTTTCTCTTGGTTGGGGCCATGTACTTTTTTCTGCTTCCGACCGATCCATTGACGGAGAGCTTGAATTACCGGAAAGCCCAAGAGCATCAGATTAGCTTTGGCTCCATCCGTACATTCGGAGCTATCGGTTATGCGACAGCGTCCTTGATCATCGGTTGGACAGTAGATCAGTTGGGGATGGATCGGTTGGCTTGGCTCTTCTTAGGGTATGGCTTGCTCGCGTTTGTCTTTATCCTCGTCGTCTCCGATGCACCAGCCAGCAGCAAAAAGCTGTCCAAGCAGGAGCTGAAGCAATTTTTCTTTTATCCAAAGACGCTCCAGTTCTTTTTGTTGGTGCTTATCGCAGCGACCCCACACAGGACCAACGACAGCTTTCTCGGCGTCTTTGTGCTGAGCCTCGGTGGAAGTACAGGGGCAGTGGGTCAAGCATGGTTTTTGGCGGCGATTAGTGAGGTAGCATTCTTCGCGCTCAGTGCACGGATTTTGCAAAAATGGAGCGAGATCAAGCTGATTACGCTGGCAACAGCTCTCTATACGATTCGCTACGTGCTGTGCGCTCTGGCACCTTCAGCTGAGTGGGTCGTGTATCTGCAGTTCACCCAGGGTGTGACCTTCGTCATCTTTTACACAGCAACGATTCAGTACTTGTACCGCATCATTCCTGAGGAGTGGAAAGCGACAGGGCAAACGGTACTGGCGGTTCTGTTTTTCGGTATTTCCGGGATCATTGGGTCGATTGCAGGAGGATGGGTGTTCCAGCAGTTTGGGGGAGGGACGCTGTACATGGCAATGGCTGCATTCTCGCTGATTGCCTGTGGATATAGCATGACACTTTGGAAGTCACAGAGTACCGGAGTAGTCAAACCATAA
- a CDS encoding glycosyltransferase family 4 protein, whose product MNDHNVLIICYIFPPIGGGGVPRPLKMAKYLGEFGWKVHVLTVEPAYHATLDPSLLAQLPPEVTIHRAKEWQVLPKKGAAVAPKTAANGGDQPTKPSVKTVLKKQVVNVLKKAKPYIMIPDDQILWMPNAVKLGREIMKQEKIDVIFSTSGPVTNHLVARKLAREFDTKWVADFRDPWTQNMHTSGIAWRERMEERMEADVMLDADAITTVTATFAKNFQAKHQASIKRLELIYNGFDQADFDGLKPAHVVPGKFHAVYAGILYQKRNPRLLLQAIRELIDAGEVDQNDLLLSFAGVFDYPGYSENRDCVEQLGLGKIVRELGNLPHKEALGLMKGADALLLIGDVSADAGAYIPGKLYEYMGIGKPILALNKAGEATEIIEKFHLGQVADPEEKDAVKQAYLQLYKEWKAQEANSETQRGADFSERVKPYERREQARQLAALMEDILD is encoded by the coding sequence ATGAATGACCACAACGTGTTGATCATATGCTATATCTTTCCTCCCATCGGCGGTGGCGGAGTGCCAAGACCGTTGAAAATGGCCAAATATTTAGGGGAGTTTGGCTGGAAGGTACATGTACTGACGGTAGAGCCAGCGTACCACGCAACATTAGATCCTTCGCTGTTGGCCCAGCTGCCTCCTGAAGTGACGATTCATCGGGCAAAAGAATGGCAGGTACTACCGAAAAAAGGAGCTGCTGTGGCACCTAAAACTGCGGCAAACGGCGGGGATCAGCCTACCAAGCCTTCCGTAAAAACGGTATTGAAAAAACAAGTAGTCAATGTATTGAAAAAAGCCAAGCCATACATAATGATTCCAGATGATCAGATTCTGTGGATGCCAAACGCTGTAAAGCTCGGTCGGGAAATCATGAAGCAAGAAAAGATCGACGTCATCTTTTCGACTTCGGGTCCGGTAACGAATCATTTGGTCGCGCGCAAGCTTGCCCGTGAGTTTGATACCAAATGGGTAGCTGATTTCCGTGATCCGTGGACGCAAAATATGCATACCTCGGGCATAGCCTGGCGGGAACGGATGGAAGAGCGCATGGAGGCAGATGTCATGCTGGATGCAGATGCGATTACCACTGTCACGGCGACATTTGCAAAGAACTTTCAAGCGAAGCATCAGGCGAGTATCAAACGCCTCGAGCTGATTTACAACGGATTTGATCAGGCCGATTTTGATGGTTTGAAGCCGGCTCATGTGGTACCTGGGAAGTTTCACGCGGTATACGCTGGAATCTTGTATCAGAAGCGCAATCCGAGGCTGCTCCTGCAAGCTATCCGCGAGCTGATCGACGCTGGCGAGGTCGATCAGAACGATTTGCTGCTCAGTTTTGCAGGTGTTTTTGACTATCCGGGTTATTCCGAAAATCGCGACTGCGTGGAGCAGCTCGGTTTAGGGAAGATCGTGCGAGAGTTGGGCAATTTGCCGCACAAGGAAGCGTTGGGGTTGATGAAAGGGGCAGACGCTCTCTTGCTGATCGGCGATGTTTCGGCTGATGCTGGAGCCTATATCCCAGGAAAGCTTTACGAATACATGGGAATCGGCAAACCAATCCTCGCGCTGAACAAAGCGGGAGAAGCCACAGAAATTATTGAGAAATTCCACTTGGGACAAGTAGCCGACCCAGAGGAAAAAGACGCGGTCAAACAGGCGTATTTACAGTTGTACAAGGAATGGAAAGCTCAGGAGGCAAACAGTGAGACTCAGCGCGGCGCAGACTTTTCAGAAAGGGTCAAGCCGTATGAGCGACGTGAGCAGGCAAGACAGCTCGCTGCACTCATGGAGGACATTCTGGACTAG
- a CDS encoding M55 family metallopeptidase, giving the protein MKVFLSVDMEGISGIVDNTYINPDAGVNYQRGRQFMTEDANAVIEAAIEAGATEILVADSHNTMNNILWESLHPKAKLLAGSPRNYSMVHGLDASFDAALFIGYHTRQGVPGVLSHTMSGVIRNLYINGRVVGEFGFNAAYAGVYQVPVVMVSGDDLVAEEAKELIPGIATAVVKKAVSRTAAICLSREEATAELKKQTKLALSNVKQIAPFQTAVPMEMAVQFCHAGQAEMAAIVPGSRYETETGTVYYTAHDQHDLYMTMRAMLNLAAGADFF; this is encoded by the coding sequence ATGAAAGTATTTCTCTCCGTCGACATGGAAGGGATCTCCGGAATTGTCGATAACACTTATATCAATCCAGATGCAGGTGTCAACTACCAGCGTGGCCGTCAATTCATGACCGAGGATGCCAACGCGGTGATCGAAGCAGCCATCGAAGCAGGGGCAACCGAAATCCTAGTTGCGGACAGCCACAATACGATGAACAACATTTTGTGGGAGTCGCTGCATCCGAAGGCCAAGCTTTTGGCTGGCTCACCTCGTAATTACTCCATGGTACACGGTCTGGACGCCAGCTTCGACGCCGCTCTTTTCATCGGTTACCATACCCGTCAGGGCGTTCCAGGCGTTCTGAGCCATACGATGTCCGGCGTCATCCGCAACCTGTATATCAACGGTCGTGTTGTGGGAGAATTCGGCTTTAACGCTGCGTATGCCGGTGTCTATCAAGTACCCGTCGTAATGGTCTCCGGTGACGATCTCGTCGCTGAAGAAGCCAAGGAACTGATTCCTGGTATCGCCACAGCAGTCGTCAAAAAAGCGGTTTCCCGCACCGCAGCTATTTGCCTGTCGCGTGAAGAAGCAACCGCTGAACTGAAAAAGCAAACCAAGCTCGCCCTCAGCAATGTGAAGCAAATCGCACCTTTCCAAACAGCAGTACCCATGGAAATGGCTGTTCAATTCTGTCACGCAGGACAAGCTGAAATGGCAGCAATCGTGCCGGGAAGCCGTTATGAAACAGAAACGGGTACAGTCTACTACACAGCTCACGATCAGCATGATCTGTACATGACTATGCGTGCCATGCTCAATCTGGCTGCTGGCGCTGATTTTTTTTAG
- a CDS encoding DUF350 domain-containing protein, with protein MGSLLHNQYFATAAYFTVTGLMMILFLSIFELVTRYRVWHELKQGNMAVAMATGGKIFGIANIFRYSIQEHASMGEALIGATFGFFLLLVSYFIFEYMTPSFNIDDEIAKDNRAIGFTAMVLSVGFSYIIGASLTR; from the coding sequence ATGGGGAGCCTGCTGCACAATCAATACTTTGCTACGGCAGCTTATTTTACCGTAACAGGGCTGATGATGATCCTGTTCCTGTCTATTTTTGAATTGGTGACGCGCTACCGTGTCTGGCACGAGCTAAAGCAGGGAAATATGGCCGTTGCCATGGCAACAGGAGGAAAAATATTCGGCATCGCCAATATCTTCCGGTACTCGATCCAGGAGCACGCCTCTATGGGGGAGGCTCTGATCGGGGCTACATTCGGCTTTTTCCTGCTTTTAGTGAGCTACTTTATTTTTGAATACATGACACCGAGTTTCAATATCGATGATGAAATTGCCAAGGACAACCGGGCGATAGGATTTACCGCCATGGTGTTGTCCGTCGGCTTTTCTTACATTATTGGCGCGAGTCTGACAAGGTAG
- a CDS encoding nucleotide sugar dehydrogenase encodes MTQPVRVAVVGLGFVGLPLALTYAMKGASVVGVDALPRVVDEINAGHSHHLESYQGKTLPEILREQIDAGRFHATTSYAEAAASVNNYIVTVGLPVHNGDPDLGPLKSCAETLGGVLKKGDTVMIRSTVVPGTTQEVILPILEEVSGLVAGTDFFLTYCSERIAEGRAFEEFINMPLVLGGINEESAAKGKELLAFISETEVTISDIRVVETAKVIENIQRDVNIAMVQEFARFAESFGIDTFELIKVANTHTRVNLLTPGPGVGGFCLPNALYYLQPKARELEVGLPLLQQARMTNDAVPDVLIGMLENALKANGKTLVGSRVAVLGLAMKDFSNDDRVSPVNDLIKLLQKKGVEVRSYDPAVPTSYDHKAESFEAAVKGADALFLTAVQKEFAEADWAAVASLMANSPILFDTKNRIPRDLVSQATVVRI; translated from the coding sequence ATGACTCAGCCTGTACGCGTAGCTGTTGTGGGATTGGGGTTTGTCGGCTTGCCATTGGCGCTTACCTATGCCATGAAAGGAGCAAGCGTCGTAGGCGTTGACGCATTGCCTCGCGTTGTCGATGAGATCAATGCCGGGCATTCCCATCACCTGGAGTCCTATCAGGGTAAAACATTACCTGAAATTCTTCGTGAGCAGATTGACGCGGGACGATTCCATGCGACGACTTCATACGCCGAAGCAGCGGCAAGTGTAAATAATTATATTGTAACGGTTGGCCTTCCGGTTCATAACGGAGATCCGGATCTGGGACCGCTGAAGAGCTGTGCGGAAACGCTAGGCGGCGTACTGAAAAAAGGCGATACCGTCATGATTCGCAGTACAGTTGTTCCAGGTACCACTCAAGAAGTCATCTTGCCTATTCTAGAAGAAGTAAGCGGTCTGGTCGCAGGTACAGATTTCTTCCTGACCTATTGTTCGGAGCGCATTGCTGAAGGACGAGCCTTCGAAGAATTCATCAATATGCCGCTCGTACTGGGGGGTATCAATGAGGAGAGCGCTGCGAAAGGGAAAGAACTGCTCGCGTTCATCAGCGAAACGGAAGTAACCATCTCCGATATTCGTGTGGTGGAAACGGCAAAGGTTATTGAGAACATTCAACGGGATGTCAACATCGCAATGGTGCAAGAATTTGCCCGTTTTGCGGAATCGTTTGGAATTGATACATTTGAACTGATCAAAGTCGCGAATACGCACACTCGTGTAAATCTCCTGACTCCTGGTCCTGGTGTTGGTGGTTTCTGCCTGCCAAACGCACTGTATTACCTCCAGCCAAAGGCAAGAGAGCTGGAAGTTGGTCTGCCTTTGCTGCAACAAGCCCGTATGACCAATGATGCTGTTCCTGACGTGCTGATTGGCATGCTGGAAAATGCATTGAAGGCGAATGGCAAAACGCTGGTTGGTAGTCGTGTAGCTGTTTTGGGACTGGCAATGAAGGACTTTTCCAACGATGACCGCGTCAGCCCAGTGAATGACTTGATCAAGCTTCTGCAGAAAAAGGGAGTAGAGGTACGTTCCTATGATCCAGCGGTACCTACTTCGTATGACCACAAGGCAGAGAGCTTTGAAGCAGCCGTCAAAGGCGCAGACGCGTTATTCCTGACCGCTGTACAAAAAGAGTTCGCAGAAGCAGATTGGGCAGCTGTAGCCAGTCTGATGGCTAACTCTCCGATCCTGTTTGATACCAAAAACCGTATCCCGCGTGATCTGGTAAGCCAGGCAACCGTGGTGCGAATCTAA
- a CDS encoding 2Fe-2S iron-sulfur cluster-binding protein — MDHPDLKRCIVTVVEGSKQTSISLKDGDNLLLGLVRANMPVEFYCTTGKCTTCRLRMVISEGSAGMPSETEQYRLGADAMSLGYRLACQVYVSGPMTVYLEGSGGTPEQKP; from the coding sequence ATGGATCATCCCGACTTGAAACGATGTATTGTAACAGTTGTCGAGGGAAGCAAGCAAACGTCTATTTCTCTGAAGGACGGAGACAATCTCCTATTGGGGTTAGTGCGCGCCAATATGCCCGTTGAGTTTTATTGCACGACAGGAAAATGTACGACCTGTCGCTTGCGAATGGTAATTTCTGAAGGTTCTGCAGGAATGCCATCTGAAACCGAGCAATATCGGTTAGGTGCAGATGCGATGTCACTCGGCTACCGTTTGGCTTGTCAGGTGTATGTGTCAGGTCCGATGACCGTTTATTTGGAGGGCTCAGGTGGCACTCCCGAGCAGAAACCATGA
- a CDS encoding thioredoxin family protein: MSKSLNLKHKIGQGISPHSFMENMEIRTMELSGIPNTKEQMILNYETFSWTCAEDELFFGSIRDHEDLYCLILCTDWCPDVIWNVPVLFRVMEQARIATEVLKMEDHLETMELFLTDGGRAQPIAVLMKTSGEVLGKWGARPAYIQAVMDRFKANHLDKQEPKYQESLNETYREIGSLYRAGNEYQRVMLQELKELFSGMV; encoded by the coding sequence ATGAGTAAATCGTTGAACCTAAAACACAAAATCGGACAAGGGATATCACCTCACTCATTCATGGAAAACATGGAGATACGGACGATGGAGCTAAGCGGGATCCCTAACACCAAAGAGCAGATGATCTTGAATTATGAAACATTTTCGTGGACATGTGCAGAAGACGAATTGTTTTTCGGCTCGATTCGCGATCACGAGGATCTATATTGTCTGATACTGTGTACGGATTGGTGTCCGGATGTCATCTGGAACGTGCCGGTATTATTTCGAGTAATGGAACAGGCTCGAATTGCTACGGAAGTTTTGAAAATGGAAGACCATTTGGAGACGATGGAACTTTTTCTTACCGATGGAGGCAGGGCGCAGCCGATTGCGGTACTTATGAAGACAAGCGGGGAGGTGCTTGGCAAATGGGGGGCTCGTCCCGCTTATATTCAAGCGGTGATGGATCGGTTTAAAGCCAATCATCTGGATAAACAGGAGCCGAAATACCAGGAGAGCCTAAATGAGACGTATCGTGAAATCGGGAGTCTCTATCGAGCTGGAAACGAGTATCAACGAGTGATGCTTCAGGAGCTGAAGGAGCTTTTTTCCGGGATGGTGTGA
- a CDS encoding glycosyltransferase — MSKLRVLHVIGGGEFGGAEQHILNLVSTFPVAEVEVAVVCFYDSLFASKLRQAGITVFTLDQFGRFDLRLLRALRDTFQSFEPAIIHTHGVKANFFSRLASRGMSVPLLTTVHSFLRYDYASPLAYAIVSLMERGTRQWNRHYIAISEALASILREQGIPSRDISVIYNGMDLSPYRETQQRAGDRARLRAEWDIPEDAFLFGTVARFVPVKGLPVLVDAFASLVRDNDSTAYLVLVGDGPERDGLENQVRQLGLESQVRFAGFRQDIPACLNACDSFVHSSFYEGLGYTIIEAMASEVPVVASNVGGVKEFVFHEQTGLVVEPGDSSALSQAMGRLQVSNELRQSMVQHALEKVESSFTIELMTQKILSLYRKFLP; from the coding sequence ATGAGCAAATTACGAGTCCTCCACGTGATAGGCGGGGGAGAATTTGGCGGTGCGGAACAGCATATCCTCAATTTGGTCTCCACTTTTCCCGTTGCGGAAGTGGAGGTAGCAGTCGTTTGTTTTTATGACTCCCTCTTTGCCAGCAAGCTGAGACAAGCGGGAATCACCGTCTTTACACTGGATCAGTTCGGACGGTTTGACTTGCGCCTGCTGCGTGCACTACGGGATACGTTTCAGTCGTTTGAACCAGCAATTATACATACTCATGGCGTTAAGGCCAATTTCTTTTCCAGACTGGCATCTCGGGGGATGAGTGTCCCTCTGCTGACAACTGTGCACAGTTTTTTACGCTACGATTATGCCAGCCCTCTCGCTTATGCGATTGTCAGCCTGATGGAACGGGGTACTCGTCAATGGAACCGTCATTACATTGCGATCAGCGAGGCATTGGCGAGCATTCTTCGCGAACAGGGAATTCCCTCCCGTGACATCAGTGTCATCTACAATGGGATGGACTTATCTCCTTACCGTGAGACGCAGCAGCGGGCCGGGGATCGTGCCCGTCTGCGCGCAGAGTGGGATATACCTGAGGATGCCTTTTTGTTTGGAACGGTAGCACGCTTCGTTCCGGTCAAAGGGTTGCCTGTCCTCGTCGATGCATTCGCTTCATTGGTACGTGATAATGACTCTACTGCTTATCTGGTACTCGTGGGTGATGGTCCAGAACGCGATGGTCTGGAAAATCAGGTTCGCCAGCTTGGTCTGGAATCACAGGTCCGTTTCGCAGGCTTCCGCCAGGACATCCCTGCTTGCCTGAACGCTTGCGATAGCTTTGTTCACTCTTCCTTTTACGAGGGACTTGGCTATACGATTATCGAGGCGATGGCATCAGAAGTACCCGTCGTGGCCAGCAATGTAGGGGGCGTCAAGGAATTCGTCTTCCATGAGCAGACTGGTCTGGTCGTGGAGCCTGGCGATTCATCTGCCCTGTCCCAAGCCATGGGTCGATTGCAGGTATCGAATGAACTACGACAATCGATGGTCCAACATGCGCTGGAAAAAGTCGAGAGTTCCTTTACGATCGAACTGATGACCCAAAAGATCTTGTCCTTGTACCGCAAATTCTTGCCATAA
- a CDS encoding cold-shock protein, with amino-acid sequence MERGKVKWFNSEKGFGFIEREGGEDVFVHFSAIQGDGYKTLDEGQEVTFDVENGQRGPQATNVTKV; translated from the coding sequence ATGGAACGCGGTAAAGTGAAATGGTTTAACAGTGAAAAAGGCTTTGGATTTATTGAACGCGAGGGTGGAGAAGATGTATTTGTTCACTTCTCAGCGATTCAGGGGGACGGCTACAAGACGCTTGACGAGGGCCAAGAGGTAACGTTTGACGTGGAGAATGGTCAACGAGGTCCGCAAGCGACGAATGTAACGAAAGTCTAG